Below is a window of Quercus robur chromosome 6, dhQueRobu3.1, whole genome shotgun sequence DNA.
TAGTCCAACATATGGAAAAAGTATTTTAAGCCACTACTTAGGGTAGAAGCTAATTTCAGCCACCTGTGTAGGAGGGGCAGTAATGATGGTGTTAGAATGGGACATTGGAGTGTCATGTCAAGCATATCTATAATCATTTTTACTTGTTTGGCTTGCTAGATAGTAATTGTCAATGCATAAGGTATTCCTGGatgaatatttgtttataaagtGTCGGTAAGTGCTACACAAAATTTTGACAAGAGGATAGATATTATTTTGGTAGTCCTTTGTTAAAAAGTACTAGTAGTGATTTTTGATCCCATGATATCTTGAAAAGTCGTAGAGATCAGAGATTGGAAGGAGAGAAGGGGAATGAGGCAGTGTTTGACAAGTTAAAATTACTTTTGAGGTGCTTCAAGCACGCTTTGCAATTATTCATGGAGCTGCACGTTTGTTCAAACTTGAAATTCTTACAAGACATTATGATGGCATGCATAATATTGCATAACATGATTATTGAAGATGAACGTCATCTCAATGGAGCTGAAGGCTTGATTATGAGCAATTTGATGGAACTACCCATGACCTAGTGTCACATGATCATATGCCTAAATTTATGGAGTTCATTGATCTCATTAATTAGAAACAGAGGAACTCATTCTCAACTCCTATCAAACCTTGTAGAGCACTTGTGGCAACTGCATAGCAAATCATAGGTCCTTGTAATAATGAATTCCTTATTTGCatgatattatttatgttaAACTTCATTATTTATGttaaatttcatttattatttattgtttgcaCAATTTTGTGGGTTGAGGCAGTAGCAGTGTTGTGGTGGTTGGGATGGAGGGAGTTGTGGTGGTTGGGatgaagagaggagagaaaaaataaatatttaaatgaagacATTATGATGGCATGCATAATATTGCATAACATGATTATTGAAGATGAACGTCATCTCAATGGAGCTAAAGGCTTGATTATGAGCAATTTGATGGAACTACCCATGACCTAGTGTCACATGATCATACGCCTAAATTTATGGAGTTCATTGATCTCATTAATTAGAAACAGAGGAACTCATTCTCAACTCCTATCAAACCTTGTAGAGCACTTGTGACAACTACATAGCGAATCATAGGTCCTTGTAATAATGAATTCCTTATTTGCatgatattatttatgttaAACTTCATTATTTATGttaaatttcatttattatttattatttgcaCAATTTTGTGGGTTGAGGCAGTAGCAGCGTTATGGTGGTTGGGatgaagagaggagagaaaaaataaatatttaaatgaagtaagAAATAGAGTACTgagtctctttttattttttggagaaataaaTAGAGTACTGAGTCTAATGTGTATGCATAAAAAACATGGATAGCTAAACTAATAAAAGTAGAGTTTTTTGGGTTAGTTTAgcttaagagtgtgcaaaaaaccagtaaactaaaaaaatgggTTGAAACCACTGAAACCGAGTCCAATTTTTTGGTTCGGTTTCGGTGTCCCATGCAAAAGTACGTGTGTTCACACTTGAGAGAGAATGGAGAACTTGACGAAACATTGGCGCAATTTGTCCCTCAATGATAAGGAAGGAGGAAAACTGGTGGTGAAGAAGGATCGAGCCACTCAAGAGTTTACTCTCGTGgaaaaatttttaacaaaacgtGTGTTGAACACTGAGGCCATTGTGCGGACTTTCAACCCTTTGTGGCGAGCCAAAAATGGTTTTAAAGTTCGAGACGCAGGCGAACATACCATGCTATTTGTGTTTGATAATGCAGAAGAAGTGAACAAAATTCTGGTGAGTGAACCTTGGAGTTTTGATAGGCATCTAGTAATCCTCCAATGGCTAGAGAGCTCCACCTCGATGCAAGTGTTAAAGCTTAATTCAGCAATATGGGTCCAGGTGCACCATATTCCAGTGTGCTTACTGAACAGGGGTGTGGCAGAGCATTTGTGTGAAGCAATCGGAGTAGTGGATAGAAGTGCAAAAGATACTGAAGTAGATCGAGGCAGCTTCTTTAGAGTTCGGGTGCGTATTGATATTTCGTTGCCTCTATGTCGGGGTCGAGTGTTAGCGTTGGAGGATGGCGAAGAATGTTGGGTGTCATTCAAATATGAACGACTTCCCAATATTTGCTACTGGTGCGGATGTCTGGACCACTCTGATAGGGACTATGAGAAGTGGATTGAAAGTGATGGAACATTGGATAGTAGGGAGAGGGAGTATGGACCATGGATTCGGGCTACACCAACACAAGGGAGGTGGAAACCTGTGGTAGTGGTTCCTGGATTCTATGAGGCTAGGAAGAAGTGTGGTCAAAAGTCCAATACTCCGACAACTGAGATACAAAAACCGACGAGGAAAGGGTGCAGGAATCAGACCAACCAGACCAGCTCAACGGCAAAGGAAGAAGCAATAAATTCTGAAGCGGTAATCACGGAACCAATTAATGCACCAGAGTTTTCAATGTTTGAAACGGTAAAAGGGTTAACTGAGAGTAATAGCGGGAATAATGGGGAGAATAATTGTGAAAATCATGGAGACTTTTATGGAAATAATGGTATGCCGTTGGAGGATCAGATTCTAGAGATTGATAGCGTATTAAATGGTGTGGATATCTCTGAAATCAGTGAAGGGGAAGAGGCggaaaaaaatatagaagtCCACGTGGAAAATTCAAGTAGTGATGCATCAAAGGAGTTACCCGTTATTTTGGAAAAGGGTCGGAAGCAAGTGCTGGTCACGTGGAGAAGGGGCTGGAGGCAGGGGCTGGTCACGTGGAGACTTTAACTCCAAAGTTTGCTGAACCTAATAGAGAAAGAATACTCGATTTGCAGGGTGGGGTTTCTAGCCGTGGTGGTAAGGAAGGGCTGGCAAATCAAAGAACCTGGAAACGAGTAGCTCACTTCGCTCAAAAAGGTGATGATCGGGCTAAGACAGAAGCAACAGGTGATTCTAAACGTTCTTTCATGGAGATTGATGATTGtgacttaccaaaaaaaaggagattGGTTGATTATGATAGTcagaaaaatttttcaatggTGGAGGTTGCTTGCCAGCCCCGCCAAGAGCAATGAATCTCTTATGTTGGAACTGTTGAGGGCTTAGGAACCAATCGACAGAGCAAGAGCTTGGGGATATTATCCAGGCACAAGATCCCTCAGTTGTGTTCTTAGCTGAAACATGGCTGGATAAGGCTAGGCTAGAAGATATTCGAGTCAAACTAAATTTTGGTGGTATGATTGAAGTGTGTAGAGATACGAGAGAAGGGggaattgtaattttttggagAAAGGAAGTGGATTTTTCTCTAGGTACCTTTTCCCCTAACCACATTGATGGGGTTTTGAACAAGGCTAAGGAGGATGAGTGGAGATTCACAGGGTTTTATGGGGAATCGGAGACTAGTAATCACCACCTATCGTGGGCTTGCCTGCGAAGACTAAGGGGCAGAAATTCAATTCCATGGCTATGTGCAGGTGACTTTAACGAGATTACACGGAGTCATGAGAAACTTGAAGGAAGGCAAAGGCCAGCTAGATAGATGGAAGATTTTAGAGATGTGTTGGATGAATGTGGATTCAGGGACCTTGGCTTTACGGGGGGGAAATTTACATGGTGTAATGGCCATCTCGATGGGTTTACAATTTGGGAAAGGTTGGATAGGGCGGTGGCTACAATGGAATGGTTAGATAAATTTCCTGCAACCAAGGTAATTCACTTGGAGTGTGGTTTGTCTGATCATAAACCAATTCTTATTTGCCTCAATGGTATACCTAAACTTCGACAAAAGCCGTGGCGTTTTGAGCATATGTGGTTGGAGGAGGAGGGATGTAGGGATATAGTAGAATCGGCTTGGCTTCTCAATGCACCCGGTCAAGCAATGAAAAGAGTGGAAGGAAAGATTAGCCATTgttaaaaacaactaaaatggTGGAGTCGAATTGCAATTGGGAATATTACCAGatcattgaaggaaaaaaaagagttgttAAGAAAGGCGGAAGATGAGGCGATAAGAGGGAGGTCTATAAACCAAGTGATAAGGCTGAAAAGAGAAATCAATGATTTgttatcaaaagaagaaaagatgtgGAAACAAAGATCTAGAGCATTGTGGCTGCATAAAGGTGACAGAAATACACATTATTTTCATAGTAGAGCCACTCACAGGTATCGCCGCAACAGAATTGAAGAATTGGAAAATAATATGGGTGAGAGGTGTGTGGATGAGAATGGTATAGCAAatattttggtggatttttaccaaaatttattTGCTTCATCTGCTCCAAATCGGATTGAGGAAGCCCTTGAAGCTACTCCACGGTAGTAACAGAGGAGATGAACAATGTGCTGGTAGCCCCTTTTGAGAGAGCCGAAGTGGACATTGCCTTAAAACAGATGGACCCTCTGAAATCCTCAGGACCCGATGGGATGCCTCCACTGTTTTTCCAACAATTTTGGCCGGTCATTGGAGATGAAGTGGCTGAAGCTGTTCTCACTTGCCTCAACATAGGTTCAATCCCACCTTCAATAAACCATACTTTTATTACCCTCATCCCAAAGGTTAAAAGCCCGGTAAGAGTTTCTGAATATCACCCAATTGCACTTTGTAATATTCTTTACAAGCTTATTTCTAAAGTTTTAGCGAATAGACTTAAGAATATTTTACCAAGTATTATTTCATAATCTTAAAGTGCCTTTCAGTCTTGTAAAGCAATCTCTGATAATATTTTGGTTGCTTTCGAGACCTTACACcatatgaaaaatcaaaaatccaaGAAGATGGGTTTTATGGCTATGAAGTTAGATATAAGTAAAGCGTATGACCGGGAGTGGAACTTTTTGGGGAAGATTATGGAgaaattgggtttttgtgaTAGGTGGGTGTCTCTTGTTTTTGAGTGTATTACCATGGTATCCTATTCGATTTTGGTTAATGGAGAGCCTAAGGGAGATATTAGGCCATCTAGGGGCCTTAAACAAGGGGACCCTTTGTCTCCATAcctttttttgttgtgttcAGAAGGTTTGAATAGGATGTTGCAGCAAGCAGCCTCCAATGACACTATATGGGGTTTTTCATTATGCAAAAGGGGACCAAAAATCTCACACTTATTCTTTGCAGATGACACTCTCTTATTTTGTAGAGCATCTATGGCAGATTTGCAAGCAATCCAAGACATCCTGTCTTTGTATGAACAAGCATCAGGTCAAAAGCTAAATCGGGAGAAGACAACCATCTTTTTTAGTAAGACGGTGAGTGAAGACACAAAGGCCTCAATCTCAGATTTTTTACAAGTACCAGAAGTGAAAGAGTATGAAAAGTACCTTGGCTTGCCAGCAGTGGTGGGAAGGAAGAGGAAAGCAAGTCTAAATTACATTAAAGAGAGAGTGTGGAGCGAACTTCAAGGGTGGAAAGAAAAGCTATTGTCCCAAGTGGGTAGAGAGATCCTACTCAAAGTCGTGGTGCAAGCGATTCCTACTTTTGCAATGAGTTGCTTCAAATTACCGATGGATCTTTGTCATGAAATTGAGGCTTTAATCCGTAAATTCTTTTGGGGGCAAAAGGGTGAGCAGCGAAAAATTCATTGGAAAAAGTGGGAGGTTCTTTGCCGACCCAAATCAGATGAGGGACTTGGTTTCAAGGATTTGGAAAAATTCAACGATGCTATGTTGGCAAAACAAGTGTGGAGACTGTTGAAGGACCAATCATCGCTGTTTTATCGGGTCTTCAAAGCAAAATACTTTCCTAAGGGGTCCATTTTTGAAGCTGCAGCAGCCAAGGGGTCTTATGCGTGGCAAAGTATTCTTAAGGCGAGGAAGGTGATTTCGATGGGCATGAGGTGGAGAATAGGAGATGGGAAGAGTTGatatatacaaagataattgGCTGCCAGGGAAGGGGTCTGCCAAGGTGGTTTCTCCACATGCTCCAGGATTAGAAGGTGCTCAGGTTGCTGCACTCATAAACCCAGACACGAGCACTTGGAACATTAACATGTTACACCAGTATTTTTTGAGCTTTGAAGCAAGCCGAATCAAAGCGATACCATTGTGCTGGACATATCAGAGAGACCGCTTAATCTGGCCAGATAGTCATAATGGGGATTATACGGTGAGGGCAGGGTACCAGATGTTATGTCAAGAAGCAAATTCTGGTGCTGCATCAAGTTCGGACTCATCACATCAGTCGGCCTTCTGGAAGAGTATTTGGAAGCTCCGCGttccaaataaaatcaaatgcTTTCTTTGGAAAGTTTGTTCCAAGGCTCTACCCACAAAGGTTAatctgaagaaaagaaaagttctGGAAGAAGCAGCGTGCAGTGCTTGTCTCTTGGACCAGGAAACAACATTTCATGCCATTTGGAGTTGCGAGAAACTAACCAACATTTGGGCCCCCTGTTTCAGCTAGGTCCGAACAGAGTATCCGTTTCTCCAGGACATGCAAGAGCTGATTAACGTGGTGAGACGAAGGGCAAATAGTTTAGAGCTGTTTGGGGTGGTGGCTTGGTTCATTTGGAACCAAAGAAACAAGTTGAGATTGAATGAGAGAGGCTTGCCAACTGAAAAAATTTTTGACGCAGCTAAGGGATACCTATCGGACTTTCAGTCCAAACTCCAGATTACAAAAGTGCAGCAACAAAAAGGAAGTATAAAATGGCGACCCCCAGTGGATGGAACGTATAAAACTAATTATGATGGTGCAGTCTTTGCCGAATCGGAGGAAGCAGGGATAGGAGTCATAATTAGAGACTTTAAGGGGCTTGTTATTGCGGCTTTAGCTGAGAAAATTCCTTACCCGGGTTCTATGGAGGTTCTGGAAGCACTAGCTGCAAGAAGGGCAGCAAGGTTTGTAGTGGAAGTGGGATTAACAGCTTCTGAATTTGAAGGTGATTCCGAGGTGGTTTGGAGGGTGTTGAGGACAGCAGATGGAGCTCATTCATCTATGGGTGAAATTATCAAAGACACGATGTCTATTTTAGGTTTGTTAagaactttttctttctctcatactAGGCAGCAGGGCAATTGTGTAGCTCATACTTTAGCCAAGAGAGCAattgtttcttttcctttattggTCTGGATGGAGCATGTTCCAGCAGAAATTAGTCATGTTATTATTTCTGATTTTCCAGTATCGTAATAATAATACACAGTTttgactctcaaaaaaaaataataataattcaggTTCGACCCATggtaaatgcatttttttttttttaactctcctTATTAACacaaaactacgtcgttttgggtttgttttattACCCTATGTTTTATCTCTTCTCTCCCCACTACCTTCCTCTTCTCCATTTTGCCATTCTCCCCacaactttcttcttctctcagaAACAAAGTTGCACACAAGCGGTGCCACAACCTTATTCTTCTGCATTTCTTTTAGTCTCTCAGAAACAAACTTCAAGAATCCCAAAAAcgtttaacccaaaaaaaacacaatcttcTTGATGCTGTTTGGGTGCTGAGAAAGTGTGGGAAAGCAAAGGgaaataggttttttttcttattttggtaTGTTCTCTGAATATATTCatgatttttgtgtgtgtgtgtgtgtgtgtgtgtttgcttAGTGTTTGGGAGCTGAGCTGCTACCTATTGTTGTAGATGGTAGCTTAGTCTAAGGAGGAGGCTGATGTGAATTCTCTAAGAATTTTACCTCGGTCGTTTtgttaattaatgttttgataaaaGTATTTCAATGGAGATTATTATTTCAGAACTAGTTGTTCTAATATGGTATCCATTTATGCTTTAGGGCAAAGCACTTCGTTACCTTTGCTGTAATTGTGTAGAAATCCCTTCTTTGATAAAAATAAGGTTTCTTGGGTAGATTTATGATGGCAGAAATATTAATAAGATTTGTCTAGTTGTTCCAATAGGTTgatttaaattatgatattatGTAAACATTTTATGCTTTGGACTTAAATTGAAACCCgcatatcaataaaaattaatgctatTTTGAGAAACTGCTATCTGTGTTTGAAATTTGGTTAATTGTGGAGCCTGGCGTATTTTCAACACTGGGTACCGTCTAGCCCTGCCCACCAGGTTATAAATAGACGGGTATACATATAAatacacataatttttttttttttttgataagcaaaaATACACATAAATTAAGTAGAGGTATTACATGGTAAATTTAagccacttaaaaaaaaaaaaaaagggttcctTCTGGTCTTTTTTCCCACTCTTGTTTTGAAGTATAATAGTTTTGATTAATTCATTGGAAGTTCAGATTAGAGGCCTTTGGTTTCTAAGAAATAGTTTTTCTAATTTAGAGGTTTTAGTACTGGgtcaaaattagaaaaattccAATATTGAATCCACAGTTATGTTTATATTACTTGGACCCTTTTGTTCTAGATATAGTGTCAAAGAGTTTGTTATTGAGAGTTTCATTTACTTCTAGAAGAGATGGTAATGTCTGTTTTCTCATAAAGTGTCAATTCTTAGCACTTAATGTCCTTGTGTATAATTTTAGTACAACTGATCATTGATGAAAAATAGttactttcttttatttctgcttgaatttcatattttcttttgttattggAATGCTTCTACCAATAATATATCTGCATAATGGATACATTCAGTTGTTATTTGGTTATTTTGTGTGCAATATTGGCCAAAACATATGCTAAATTCTTCTGTTATTTCTTCACTTTCAGGGATTACAGACCTGGTAATTGTCAATGTTTGAGGTTTGAACTCTGATGAATTAGGATTAGAAACAGGGAAGAGCCGGGAGGTTTCTGTCAgttctttttcccttttggcACTCTTATTATTCTGGGCTTGTATCACAAATTACAATGTCGGTGACAGCAGGTGTTAGTGATACTATAATTGCCATTAGGGATAAGCTTAGGGGAAAAATTGGGCAAACAAAAGTTAAAAGGTATTGGCCTGGTAGAGCACCTGAATGGGCTGATGATGCCCATGAAGATGGAGATGTTCAGATGGATAGAGTGGTTGCTCTGGAACAAGCGTTCCCGAGTCAGGAAGACTCAAATATTGTTAGGAAGGATGATGCTAGGCTGCGTCGCTTGGCTCAGAGTAGGATAGATAATCGTGAGGAAGTGAGAGCTGATCACCGGCGCATTCGACAAGCTGAGATTGTTTCAACAATTGAAGAGGAAGCTAGAAGGCAGGAAAAGTTAGATATGGAGGAAGATGATGCAGATGCTTTAgaggaaaggagaagaagaattagGGAGAAGTTGCTTCAGGAGCAGGAAGAGGCTGCATTTCcggaagaagaggaggaggaggtagaggaggaggaggaggaggaagaggaatcTGAATATGAGACTGACTCGGAGGAAGAACATGTGGGTATTGCAATGGTTAAGCCTGTCTTTGTTCCCAAGTCAGAGAGGGATACCATTGCTGAGCGGGAACGTCTTGAGGCTGAGGAACGGGCCCTTGAGGaatcaaagaagaagagattggaGGAGAGGAAGATGCAGACCAAGCAGATTGTGGTTGAGGAGATCCGAAAGGATGAAGAGATTCATAAGAATTTGGAAATGGAGGCAAATATTGCTGATGTGGATACTGATGATGAAATTAATGAGGCAGAGGAGTATGAAGCTTGGAAGGTGAGGGAGATTGCTAGGATCAAGAGGGATAGGGA
It encodes the following:
- the LOC126688513 gene encoding uncharacterized protein LOC126688513 codes for the protein MSVTAGVSDTIIAIRDKLRGKIGQTKVKRYWPGRAPEWADDAHEDGDVQMDRVVALEQAFPSQEDSNIVRKDDARLRRLAQSRIDNREEVRADHRRIRQAEIVSTIEEEARRQEKLDMEEDDADALEERRRRIREKLLQEQEEAAFPEEEEEEVEEEEEEEEESEYETDSEEEHVGIAMVKPVFVPKSERDTIAERERLEAEERALEESKKKRLEERKMQTKQIVVEEIRKDEEIHKNLEMEANIADVDTDDEINEAEEYEAWKVREIARIKRDREDRESMLKEKEEIERVRNMTEEERREWERKNPKPAPPPKQKWRFMQKYYHKGVFFQSNADDTAATAGSDNIYTRDFSAPTGEDKMDKTILPKVMQVKHFGRSGRTKWTHLVNEDTTDWENPWTYNDPLRTKYNAKMAGMNAPIAKPKGSKKLKDWESR